A genomic stretch from Corynebacterium terpenotabidum Y-11 includes:
- a CDS encoding sterol carrier family protein has product MGPRDSGVKDTAQVRAALLAVRDWIAADEGEVPRPSRAAVAAACRTSLALLEADAPGHSVEVRVPPFAAVQCIAGPVHRRGTPPNVVQCGPHAWLRLATGFDSLEDAVAAGAEVSGAHAADVAHWLPVVDLTR; this is encoded by the coding sequence ATGGGACCACGAGATTCCGGGGTGAAGGATACGGCACAGGTCCGTGCGGCACTGCTTGCCGTCCGGGACTGGATCGCCGCGGACGAGGGCGAGGTTCCGCGACCGTCCCGGGCGGCGGTCGCCGCCGCCTGCCGGACCAGTCTCGCCCTGCTGGAGGCGGACGCGCCGGGCCATAGCGTGGAGGTCCGCGTCCCCCCGTTTGCCGCGGTACAGTGCATCGCCGGCCCGGTGCACCGGCGCGGCACCCCGCCGAACGTCGTGCAGTGCGGTCCGCACGCCTGGTTGCGGTTGGCCACCGGCTTCGACAGCCTGGAGGACGCCGTCGCCGCGGGGGCGGAGGTCTCCGGGGCGCATGCGGCCGATGTTGCACACTGGCTCCCGGTGGTGGATCTGACCCGCTGA
- the purM gene encoding phosphoribosylformylglycinamidine cyclo-ligase, producing MTVNDESTISGGASYAAAGVDIEAGDRAVELFAPLAKKATRPEVRGGLGGFAGLFALGEYNKPLLAAGSDGVGTKVAVAQAMDKHDTIGRDLVAMVVDDLVVCGAEPLFLQDYIAIGKVVPEHVASIVSGIAAGCIDAGCALLGGETAEHPGLMEPGEYDISATAVGVVEEDELLGPDRVRTGDVVIAMASSGLHSNGYSLARHVLLEQAGLPLDGYVADFGRTLGEELLEPTRIYAKDCLALAAECEVHTYSHVTGGGLAANLARVIPEGLTAELDRGTWTPGPVFRTIARLGKVPPEEMDKTFNMGVGMVAVVAEDDAERALAMLTARHIDCWTLGHVRVAREGDTERAVLNGEHRH from the coding sequence GTGACTGTGAACGACGAATCCACCATTTCCGGCGGCGCCAGCTACGCGGCGGCCGGTGTCGACATCGAGGCCGGTGACCGGGCAGTGGAACTGTTCGCTCCGCTGGCGAAGAAAGCCACCCGTCCGGAGGTCAGGGGCGGGCTCGGGGGGTTTGCCGGGCTGTTCGCGCTCGGCGAGTACAACAAGCCGTTGCTGGCCGCCGGGTCCGATGGTGTGGGCACCAAGGTCGCCGTCGCCCAGGCGATGGACAAGCATGACACAATCGGCCGTGACCTGGTCGCCATGGTGGTCGACGACCTCGTGGTCTGCGGCGCTGAGCCGCTGTTCCTCCAGGACTACATCGCCATCGGCAAGGTCGTGCCCGAGCACGTCGCCTCGATTGTCTCCGGCATCGCGGCCGGCTGCATCGATGCCGGCTGTGCCCTCCTCGGCGGTGAGACCGCCGAGCACCCCGGTCTGATGGAACCCGGTGAGTACGATATCTCCGCCACCGCCGTCGGCGTGGTCGAGGAGGATGAACTCCTGGGGCCGGACCGGGTCCGCACCGGCGATGTCGTCATCGCCATGGCCAGCTCCGGGCTGCACTCCAACGGCTACAGCCTGGCCCGCCACGTCCTGCTGGAGCAGGCCGGTCTGCCGCTCGACGGGTACGTCGCCGATTTCGGCCGCACCCTCGGCGAGGAACTGCTCGAACCGACCCGGATCTACGCCAAGGACTGCCTGGCGCTGGCCGCCGAGTGCGAGGTTCACACGTACTCCCATGTCACCGGTGGCGGCCTGGCGGCGAACCTGGCCCGGGTGATCCCCGAGGGTCTCACCGCCGAACTGGACCGGGGTACCTGGACCCCGGGTCCGGTGTTCCGCACCATCGCCCGCCTCGGCAAGGTGCCGCCGGAGGAGATGGACAAGACCTTCAACATGGGTGTCGGCATGGTCGCCGTCGTCGCCGAGGATGACGCCGAGCGGGCGCTCGCCATGCTCACCGCCCGGCACATCGACTGCTGGACCCTCGGACATGTCCGGGTGGCCCGCGAGGGTGATACCGAGCGCGCCGTGCTGAACGGGGAGCACCGGCACTAG
- a CDS encoding DUF3073 domain-containing protein translates to MGRGRAKAKQTKVARQLKYNSPEMDLDSLQRELSTEHPHEAASEDDYAQWEEWGPDNSGR, encoded by the coding sequence ATGGGCCGCGGCCGCGCCAAGGCGAAGCAGACGAAAGTTGCCCGTCAGCTCAAGTACAACTCTCCCGAGATGGACCTGGACAGTCTCCAGCGTGAACTCTCGACCGAACACCCGCATGAGGCGGCGTCCGAGGACGACTACGCCCAGTGGGAGGAGTGGGGCCCGGACAACTCCGGCCGGTAG
- the ygfZ gene encoding CAF17-like 4Fe-4S cluster assembly/insertion protein YgfZ — MSVPEVSPIVAHVAAASTQDGTGVESTTARHYGAPLVEQTRADEGASGVADGWDRVALLITGAEARSWLNGVISQKIDAAAPGTGTAGLLLDAQGRVEQEFGISVVAGAGARTGTGEDEAPAVLLDVAADRADALEEFLRKMVFWAQVEITRPELTRLSVFRPADTPGPGRAGTTTALCPRAQFWRTRETSGIPVTDLWVPRAEVTDAWDALVAAGARPTGGAAVDAWRLRDRVPVLGVDTDDRLIPHEVSAWIGAGIEGATRLADAADGPSGAAVHLNKGCYRGQETVSRVHNLGRPPRLLVLLQLDGSTQRLPEAGSPVTAGGRTVGRIGMPLHDADYGPVVLALVKRAVVEAAAAGTAPPLQTDGVDALIDRDDLQVDTSERPGRAAVNRLRGR, encoded by the coding sequence GTGAGTGTCCCGGAAGTATCGCCGATCGTCGCGCATGTCGCGGCGGCCAGTACCCAGGACGGGACCGGGGTGGAGTCCACCACCGCCCGTCACTACGGAGCGCCGCTGGTCGAACAGACCAGGGCGGATGAGGGGGCGTCGGGAGTTGCCGACGGGTGGGACCGGGTGGCCCTGCTAATCACCGGGGCAGAGGCCCGCAGCTGGCTCAACGGCGTCATCTCCCAGAAGATCGACGCCGCCGCTCCGGGCACCGGTACCGCGGGGCTGCTGCTGGACGCGCAGGGGCGGGTCGAGCAGGAATTCGGCATCTCGGTCGTGGCAGGGGCAGGGGCCAGGACAGGGACCGGGGAGGACGAGGCTCCGGCGGTCCTGCTCGATGTCGCGGCAGACAGGGCCGACGCGCTCGAGGAGTTCCTGCGGAAGATGGTGTTCTGGGCACAGGTGGAGATCACCCGGCCCGAGCTGACCCGGCTGAGCGTGTTCCGCCCCGCGGACACCCCCGGCCCTGGGCGGGCGGGGACCACCACCGCCCTGTGCCCGAGGGCGCAGTTCTGGCGGACGCGCGAGACCTCGGGGATCCCGGTGACGGATCTGTGGGTACCGCGCGCTGAGGTGACCGACGCCTGGGATGCGCTCGTCGCCGCCGGGGCCCGGCCGACCGGCGGGGCTGCGGTGGACGCCTGGCGGCTGCGCGACCGGGTCCCGGTGCTGGGAGTGGACACCGATGACCGGCTTATCCCGCACGAGGTGTCGGCCTGGATCGGGGCCGGAATCGAGGGGGCGACCCGGCTGGCGGACGCCGCCGACGGCCCGAGCGGGGCCGCCGTGCACCTCAACAAGGGCTGCTACCGCGGTCAGGAGACCGTCTCGCGGGTGCACAATCTGGGTCGGCCGCCGCGCCTGCTGGTCCTGCTCCAGCTCGACGGCTCCACCCAGCGTCTGCCGGAGGCCGGTTCACCGGTGACCGCGGGCGGACGCACCGTCGGCCGGATCGGGATGCCGCTGCACGACGCCGACTACGGTCCGGTGGTACTGGCCCTGGTCAAGCGGGCGGTGGTGGAGGCCGCTGCCGCGGGAACGGCGCCGCCATTGCAGACCGACGGGGTTGACGCCCTCATCGACCGGGATGATCTGCAGGTGGACACCTCCGAACGGCCGGGACGCGCCGCAGTGAACCGGTTGAGGGGACGGTGA
- a CDS encoding aminodeoxychorismate lyase, producing MTTDATGTAPDRRAVVDVHPAGDAAPELRDPSLPVLHIDDLAAVRGDGIFETFMVRDGEVRNLDRHAGRFTNSAGMLDLPAPDLDRWIAATDLALVRWAELGGGDASLRWMYSRGRESTGIPTGWVTVAPESPAVSRDRDNGVAVMTAHRGYSLDISRDAAPWALVGAKTLSYAANMAALRYARAHGLDDVIFTAADDGEGSDRVLEGPTSTVIAVRDRDGVREILTPLPEVGVLPGTTQAALFRSAGDAGWTCREAPLTVADLFDADGVWLLSSVRRYARVTALDGTPLGRPDCAAEIEELATRAAEGR from the coding sequence ATGACCACTGATGCCACCGGCACTGCCCCGGACCGCCGCGCCGTCGTCGATGTCCACCCCGCCGGGGACGCCGCCCCGGAACTGCGTGACCCGTCCCTCCCCGTTCTCCACATCGACGATCTGGCCGCGGTGCGCGGCGACGGCATCTTCGAGACATTCATGGTCCGCGACGGGGAGGTACGCAATCTGGACCGGCACGCCGGCCGGTTCACCAACAGTGCCGGGATGCTCGACCTCCCCGCCCCTGACCTCGACCGGTGGATCGCGGCCACCGACCTGGCGCTGGTCCGGTGGGCGGAGCTCGGCGGCGGGGACGCGTCCCTGCGCTGGATGTACTCGCGGGGGCGGGAGTCCACCGGAATCCCCACCGGGTGGGTCACCGTCGCCCCCGAGTCGCCCGCGGTCTCCCGGGACCGGGACAACGGCGTCGCCGTGATGACCGCGCACCGCGGGTACAGCCTGGACATCAGTCGGGACGCCGCGCCCTGGGCCCTCGTCGGGGCGAAGACCCTGTCCTACGCCGCGAACATGGCGGCCCTGCGGTACGCGCGGGCGCACGGACTCGACGACGTGATTTTCACCGCCGCCGATGACGGCGAGGGGAGTGACCGGGTGCTGGAAGGGCCGACCTCCACCGTCATCGCGGTGCGTGACCGGGACGGCGTCCGGGAGATCCTCACCCCGTTGCCGGAGGTGGGTGTGCTGCCCGGCACCACCCAGGCGGCCCTGTTCCGGTCGGCGGGCGACGCCGGCTGGACCTGCCGGGAGGCTCCGCTCACCGTCGCCGACCTCTTCGACGCCGACGGGGTGTGGCTGTTGTCCTCGGTCCGCCGCTACGCGCGGGTCACCGCTCTCGACGGCACACCGCTGGGCCGCCCGGACTGCGCCGCGGAGATCGAGGAGCTCGCGACCCGGGCGGCCGAAGGACGCTAG